agacgggatgatctccattctccataatggagagtcagggtctattttgttttatgctattttaccttaaaaagggtatttaggtcctacctaatactgatgatcatgtgctaagaacaattaagtagggttggttcgatgactatgaggatgatgatcgtatgacttgttattaataacgagtagaagttgtatgatgatgattagtaggacttgttatcatgatgatgcatgatgtgagcatgaagagttattatatatctgtgggtgaaatgaacatggattggattgaagtgtaggcaacatgcatgtggtgcatgtcgaaagtagtacaatccaaacttgatcaagttaggattagaattactttcgacatgcaccacatgttgcctgacttcaatctaagtcatgtttaggcatagcagtagcagtagcacggagataagagaggacatatccctctattagctacctatacgaacctaaattaacccccaaaacccctaaaccacctcctttcaaaaaaaaccagcggctgaaatgctgacgcgtggaagcttattggtcccggttggtgctaccaaccgggaccaaaggccctcctgtttgggctcgccggagcggccacgtggaggcccatctgtcccggtttgtataagaaccgggactaaaggcctagggcattagtaacgaccctttagtcccggttccccaaccaggacagatgggccttatgaaccaggacaaatgggcctttttctactagtgtctttgGACCTGCATGTGAACCAACATCAAATTCGTAAGACAGATATTTCAGATAGGAGGGCGTCCAAGGTGGAAAATTATGAAACATGAGAGTGCAGAGAACACCACTACCCACATCTCCAGAATTAAAGCCCTATTTCCATACAATCAATCATAATATTTAGATCAATCATCACCACCACAATTTTTTCTACAGGTATAAACAAGAAAAAATCAGATCACTTACGGGTCAATCTCCCCTGCAAGTACAGGTAAAGACGAACCCAAGCCAAACCAAGAACATGCGTGGTGGTGGTGATAAATGTTCTTCTCCGGATTCGACGGAAGGCCTGCAGTGGAATAATCACCAAGGAAATCAATGGTTGGCATGGACCAGATGCACCTCCATCCTTTCATTCTGATTGTACACTATAATTTGGCACAACAATTATAATTTATAATTTTAACCGTGAGCTATCATCCATGGGTTGTATAAATGGTAGATCAATTGAAGACATTAACATTACTCAGCTAGTAGGTCACAAAGTACAAAGAAAATGATTTCAATAGATAAAACATATAACCTTGCTTCAGATATAAACGTTTTCAGCATTCATGCATCAGATACACCTTGCTTCCACCCAATCTCACACTTACATTTTGAGACTGAACACATGTATCATCAGAATACTGAACGCTCATTGCACTGTACTAGAAAAAAAAATACATGTAACGAAACTGTTTAAAGAAACAAAATGATGCACGCCATATATTTATTTTTACCCCTGACATTGCAACCTGCGTAAATCCCAAACAAAAGGTGAATCTGATCCGCTGTTCAATCAATTCAGAACTGGATAATCACTGTCGAACATACCACTAACTGAATGCCTAGCTGCAAACCAAAAGAAGTAAAAGGGCGTGATTactgagatactctagctaataagAAGTTAGGCATTAATAGATTAAAATAAGCCATTAAGTCTATGAGATTATGCTACCATCCATCAGCTGGTCCGGAGGGGCGTGTCATATAAGATGCACCAATTACTGCTTATGTCGCAGAAGTTGCACCATTACAGCTGCCATCAAAGACTGCAATCCAGGCTAATAGTTAATGAGAGATGTGGATTGCCCCTTATTAGTTTCAAGGTGTTTGATCTTTTCCCCTCCTCCAATGTGGAGATTTCAAGCTTTAGGGTCTCATTCATCTCCCTTTGACTGGGTGGACTCACCGAAAACCCACTCTGCTCGCCGGAGCAGATCAAACTCGAAGGGGAAAATAACAGACAGTTAACTGAAGAAAGAACAGAGCACTCACAGACAGTTATCTATTTTTCGGAGTGGTTTGGCTTCACCAGGCCCTCCGCTCTTTCTCAACCTGTTGACAATGCAACAGTTCCACAGGACATGCATTGCTGCATAGTGCACACCCATTGACCCATACCACTCAACATCGGCTACAACTTTGCTGATGGCTGACGTTTGAGGAATGAAATGGATAGCCTAGACAGGAGTCTTTTTTTATGATCATATCAGGAAATCATGTTTTGTCATCTTTACCAAGAAACCTGTCGAATTCGGGATAGGCAATTTATTTGATGCACATATGCATCCAAAAGCAGGCTTAATATTTGCCAGCAATAGTTAGTCTCTATGCAACAAGGTATGCCAGCAGGCACAAAGACAAACAAAAAAACACTCTTGGTTTCTCCGGCAATCcctccccaacaaggtaagctgttTAATTATAAATTGCGAGTCCTCACCGGTCACCACCTCCATGACAAGAGCAAAGCTCCATAGCATTCTGTATATATATCCTCCCTAAGCTAGCACCCAAACATCATCAAGAAGCTTCACGACACCGATTCAATGGCATCCAACTCCTACCCCTTGTTGTTGGTGCTGCTGGCACTCTCGGCCCCGCTAGCCGTCTTTGCCGGCGACCCAGACATCCTGGCCGACTTCGTCGTCCCAGCAAGCATCAACCCGACGAACATCACCGGTGACTTCTTCACTTACACCGGCTTCCGCGACATAAGCACGCNNNNNNNNNNGGTGTACGGTTTCACCTTGACCAAGGCCACTATGATGGAGTTCCCAGCCCTGAACGGTCAGAGCGTGTCCTACGCCATGCTCACATTCCCCCCgggctccgtcaaccccacgcacaCCCACCCACGCGCCTCCGAGCTGCTGATCGTCGCCCATGGCGCGCTCTCCGTTGGGTTCATCGACACCGCCAACAGGCTCTACACCCAGGACCTGGGCCCGGGCGACATGTTCGTGTTCCCCAAGGGGACGGTGCACTACCAGTTCAACCAAGGGAACAGCACCGCCACGGCGCTCTCCGCATTCGGGAGCGCCACGCCTGGGCTCGTGTCTGTTCCCCTCGCTGTGTTTGATACCGGCATCGACAACGCCGTCCTCGCCAAGTCGTTCAAGACTGACGAGGCGACCATCCAGAAGCTCAAGGCAGGCCTGGCTTTCCGGTGCTGTTAACTAATCGCTTGATACCTGCCTACCATGCTGTGTTCTGAGTTTGGGATTTATATAATTCCAGACCCCTGCAAAACTGCAACAACCAAATATAGGTAAATAAAAGGCAAAGTGGGTGATCTTACTG
The sequence above is a segment of the Triticum dicoccoides isolate Atlit2015 ecotype Zavitan chromosome 1A, WEW_v2.0, whole genome shotgun sequence genome. Coding sequences within it:
- the LOC119354629 gene encoding putative germin-like protein 9-2; this encodes MASNSYPLLLVLLALSAPLAVFAGDPDILADFVVPASINPTNITGDFFTYTGFRDISTXXXXVYGFTLTKATMMEFPALNGQSVSYAMLTFPPGSVNPTHTHPRASELLIVAHGALSVGFIDTANRLYTQDLGPGDMFVFPKGTVHYQFNQGNSTATALSAFGSATPGLVSVPLAVFDTGIDNAVLAKSFKTDEATIQKLKAGLAFRCC